One window from the genome of Nicotiana tomentosiformis chromosome 5, ASM39032v3, whole genome shotgun sequence encodes:
- the LOC104113406 gene encoding PLAT domain-containing protein 3, which yields MGIAAQVNQFWFHLFILFFSISISSISGSEPDCVYTVYVRTSSIIKGGTDSIISLTLYDANGYGIRIKNLEAWGGLMGPNYDYFERGNLDIFSGRGPCLTGPVCKMNLTSDGTGKGHGWYCNYVEVTVTGVHKECNQQNFQVEQWLATDASPYELTAIRDNCKKSKSDEKLSISGENLPVADTESIPDVAVI from the exons ATGGGAATAGCAGCTCAAGTCAACCAGTTTTGGTTCCATCTTTTCATCCTCTTCTTCTCTATCTCCATCTCCTCTATTTCTGGATCC GAACCAGATTGTGTATACACAGTTTACGTCCGAACGAGTTCGATAATAAAGGGAGGAACCGATTCGATAATCAGTTTAACTCTCTACGATGCAAACGGATATGGTATTAGAATCAAGAACCTCGAGGCTTGGGGTGGGCTTATGGGCCCAAATTACGACTATTTCGAGAGAGGAAACTTGGACATTTTCAGTGGCCGAGGCCCATGTTTGACTGGGCCTGTCTGCAAAATGAACTTGACTTCCGACGGAACTGGCAAAGGCCACGGTTGGTACTGTAACTACGTCGAAGTCACGGTCACTGGAGTCCACAAAGAATGCAACCAACAGAATTTCCAAGTGGAGCAGTGGCTTGCAACTGATGCGTCTCCTTACGAGCTGACGGCCATTAGAGACAACTGTAAGAAGTCCAAGTCCGATGAGAAACTGTCCATCTCCGGCGAGAATTTGCCCGTTGCCGATACTGAATCCATTCCTGATGTCGCTGTAATTTAA